One genomic segment of Arachis duranensis cultivar V14167 chromosome 4, aradu.V14167.gnm2.J7QH, whole genome shotgun sequence includes these proteins:
- the LOC107484534 gene encoding uncharacterized protein LOC107484534, producing MTLQLALPPSQLPRPYSCPPLLRLSSTTPTGRWWSAVGYSPPRSLSFSSIPPSLHLHTHLSEGCSFIQAAWTRRSRSEAAKKPNRKSWKQRTDMYMRPFLLNVFFSKRFIHAKVMHRGTSKVISVATTNGKDLRNSLPSLTDHNACRVVGRLIAERSKEADVYALAYEPRNNERIEGKLGIVIDTIKENGVIFV from the exons ATGACGCTTCAACTTGCATTGCCGCCGTCACAGCTGCCCAGACCCTACAGCTGTCCGCCGCTCCTCCGCCTCTCTTCTACCACTCCCACTGGCCGCTGGTGGTCAGCGGTTGGTTATTCTCCTCCTCGTTCGTTGTCCTTCTCCTCCATCCCGCCAAGTCTCCATCTTCACACTCATCTCTCTGAG GGGTGCTCTTTCATCCAAGCTGCTTGGACCCGAAGATCTCGAAGTGAAGCTGCAAAGAAACCTAACAGGAAATCATGGAAGCAGAGGACAGATATGTACATGAGACCGTTCTTACTAAacgttttcttttcaaaaagattCATTCACGCTAAGGTGATGCACCGAGGGACAAGCAAAGTGATCTCTGTCGCTACCACAAACGGCAAGGATCTTCGAAACTCTCTCCCCTCCTTGACAGATCACAATGCTTGTAGAGTGGTTGGAAGGCTCATTGCCGAGCGATCAAAGGAGGCTGATGTATATGCATTGGCTTATGAACCAAGAAACAATGAAAGGATTGAAGGTAAACTGGGTATTGTTATCGATACCATTAAAGAAAATGGAGTAATTTTTGTTTGA